In Bifidobacterium sp. ESL0775, the following are encoded in one genomic region:
- the argS gene encoding arginine--tRNA ligase, with protein sequence MNPEALSELISDIAHELVSAGDAGELTVELIPPIEKMAVMRPKDRAHGDWSSNVAMQLAKKAGMKPRDLAEAFAAKLRDADGIASVEVAGPGFINITLDSASAAAVVSQILDQAVEVEPVDKGVEVWKGKDSATEAAGTGTEAKTVHSTKFGLNDHLGGKTLNLEFVSANPTGPIHIGGVRWAATGDSMARVLEANGAKVVREYYFNDHGEQINRFAKSLVAAAHGEETPSDGYKGTYINEIADRVIAEAKADGVDVLNLPRVDGGLDKDGKPLGEGDSEQREEFRKRAVPMMFAEIQQSMKDFRVNFDVWFHENSLYKDGAVKEAIAKLREQGDIYEKDGATWFASTKHGDDKDRVIIKSNGEYAYFAADIAYYYNKRHRNGKPSAPADIAIYMLGADHHGYIGRMMAMCAAFGDKPGENMQILIGQLVNVMKDGKAVRMSKRAGNVVTIDDLVEAVGVDAARYSLARTDYNTSVDIDLDVLASHTNENPVYYVQYAHARSCNVDRNAEAAKIDANAADLSLLDTPADGEVLGALAQWPSVVSDAGDLRAPHKIAHYLEALAGTYHKWYNLERVVPMDLTDLEAREKNAAKLEALRVAKNPEPARAAARLQLNDAVQRVIASGLAMLGVTAPDKM encoded by the coding sequence ATGAATCCTGAAGCGTTGAGTGAACTTATTTCTGATATTGCACACGAGTTGGTTTCGGCGGGGGATGCCGGCGAACTGACTGTTGAACTGATTCCGCCGATTGAAAAGATGGCGGTGATGCGGCCGAAGGACCGCGCACATGGCGACTGGTCGTCGAACGTAGCGATGCAACTGGCCAAGAAGGCCGGTATGAAGCCACGCGATCTGGCTGAGGCGTTTGCGGCGAAGTTGCGGGATGCCGATGGCATCGCCTCTGTCGAGGTGGCCGGTCCTGGATTCATCAATATCACGCTTGATTCCGCTTCTGCGGCTGCCGTGGTCTCGCAGATTCTCGATCAGGCTGTTGAGGTTGAGCCTGTCGATAAAGGTGTGGAGGTCTGGAAAGGCAAGGACAGCGCTACCGAAGCTGCTGGAACTGGGACTGAAGCGAAAACCGTTCATTCCACCAAGTTCGGCCTGAACGACCATTTGGGTGGCAAGACGCTCAACCTCGAATTCGTTTCGGCCAACCCGACCGGTCCGATCCACATCGGCGGCGTGCGCTGGGCGGCGACCGGCGACTCGATGGCCCGTGTGCTCGAAGCCAACGGCGCCAAGGTTGTGCGCGAGTATTACTTCAATGACCACGGCGAGCAGATCAACCGCTTCGCCAAGTCGCTCGTCGCGGCGGCCCACGGTGAGGAAACCCCGTCTGATGGTTACAAGGGAACGTATATCAACGAAATCGCCGACCGCGTCATCGCCGAGGCCAAGGCCGACGGTGTCGATGTTTTGAACCTGCCGCGCGTCGATGGTGGTCTCGATAAAGATGGCAAGCCTCTTGGCGAGGGGGATTCCGAGCAGCGCGAGGAGTTCCGCAAGCGCGCGGTGCCGATGATGTTCGCTGAAATCCAGCAGTCCATGAAGGATTTCCGTGTCAACTTCGACGTATGGTTCCACGAGAACAGCCTGTATAAAGACGGTGCCGTGAAGGAAGCCATCGCCAAGCTTCGCGAGCAGGGCGACATCTATGAGAAGGATGGGGCCACTTGGTTCGCCTCCACCAAGCACGGCGACGACAAGGACCGCGTCATCATCAAGTCCAACGGCGAGTATGCCTACTTTGCAGCCGATATCGCCTACTACTACAACAAGCGTCACCGTAATGGCAAGCCTTCCGCTCCTGCCGACATCGCCATTTACATGCTCGGCGCCGACCACCATGGCTACATCGGCCGCATGATGGCGATGTGCGCCGCCTTCGGCGACAAACCAGGCGAGAACATGCAGATCCTTATCGGCCAACTGGTCAATGTGATGAAGGACGGCAAGGCCGTGCGCATGTCCAAGCGCGCCGGCAACGTCGTCACCATCGATGATCTGGTCGAGGCCGTGGGCGTGGATGCAGCGCGTTACTCGCTCGCCCGTACCGACTACAACACCAGCGTCGACATCGACCTCGACGTGCTTGCCTCGCACACCAACGAGAACCCAGTGTATTACGTTCAGTACGCGCATGCCCGCAGCTGCAACGTCGACCGCAACGCCGAAGCCGCGAAGATCGATGCGAATGCCGCTGATCTGTCGCTGCTCGACACTCCTGCCGATGGCGAAGTGCTCGGCGCTTTGGCCCAGTGGCCGTCCGTCGTCTCGGACGCCGGTGACCTGCGCGCTCCGCACAAGATTGCGCATTATCTCGAGGCGCTCGCGGGCACCTACCACAAGTGGTACAACCTCGAACGCGTGGTGCCGATGGATCTGACCGATCTCGAAGCCCGCGAAAAAAACGCTGCCAAGCTTGAGGCTTTGCGCGTTGCCAAAAATCCGGAGCCGGCCCGCGCTGCAGCCCGTCTGCAGTTGAACGATGCCGTCCAGCGCGTTATCGCCTCTGGCTTGGCAATGCTTGGTGTCACCGCCCCCGACAAGATGTAA
- a CDS encoding DUF3800 domain-containing protein, translated as MAPRLYVFVQYDIDMYYAFIDESESPHGVGNPEPSGYGIYYIGCLLVDEAQLSYINNAFVSILQRVNQQFGIALDAEFHGQCMFQYKEDWKPLKGKHRASVAIYKALMRAIAGSGAKLFVRGIHKRQLVLRYGMRSYNPHAFALQFCLERVNYYAETENIKQIEVVADKVGDPAAQEGRLLQYKTMSMAEGYISSPLDKINFPFHWEDSKAHFGLQAIDTALFILNRAARLNRENMVSKGDREVLKIAQILIPVLHRTSGISYLSEGKFQYLLPELASGIQ; from the coding sequence ATGGCTCCCCGGCTGTATGTTTTTGTACAGTATGATATAGATATGTACTACGCGTTCATTGATGAATCAGAATCTCCTCATGGGGTCGGTAACCCTGAGCCTTCAGGTTACGGCATTTATTACATAGGCTGTCTGTTAGTCGACGAAGCGCAGCTTTCATATATAAATAATGCGTTTGTGAGTATCCTTCAAAGGGTAAACCAACAATTTGGCATTGCCCTTGATGCGGAATTTCACGGGCAGTGCATGTTTCAATATAAAGAGGATTGGAAACCTTTAAAAGGTAAGCACCGTGCATCGGTCGCTATCTACAAAGCATTGATGAGAGCGATTGCTGGTAGTGGGGCGAAATTATTCGTTCGTGGAATACATAAGCGACAGCTCGTTCTTAGATATGGAATGCGTTCTTATAATCCTCATGCGTTTGCGTTGCAATTTTGTCTTGAACGTGTCAATTATTATGCGGAAACGGAAAATATAAAACAAATTGAGGTTGTAGCCGATAAAGTTGGAGATCCGGCGGCTCAGGAAGGCCGTTTATTGCAATATAAAACAATGAGTATGGCAGAAGGCTATATTTCTTCTCCGCTAGATAAGATAAATTTCCCATTTCATTGGGAGGATTCTAAGGCTCATTTTGGTTTGCAGGCCATTGATACAGCATTGTTTATACTCAATAGGGCCGCACGGTTAAACAGGGAAAATATGGTTTCAAAAGGAGATAGAGAAGTATTGAAAATAGCGCAGATTTTAATCCCGGTTTTGCATAGAACATCTGGCATCTCTTATTTGTCAGAGGGGAAGTTTCAATATTTGCTACCAGAATTAGCTTCGGGGATTCAATAA